One Salvelinus namaycush isolate Seneca unplaced genomic scaffold, SaNama_1.0 Scaffold1095, whole genome shotgun sequence genomic window carries:
- the gas1a gene encoding growth arrest-specific protein 1a — MASVEALAHGSRRLVWPVGCVFLFLGCLSVASSSLSRRLICWQAIMNCQTEPECHYAYGQYMQACAAVLRGDRKRCPSHCISSLVQLNLTNNGPALEDCSCASDPICRNTKRAIEPCLPRTSNMGCTEARMQCERDQQCSSAMRDYLISCVKLFSGATCTNACRNVIADMRKIPKAERLDSCVCDGTERTICEYVKISMKNLCFEAPATVEDGSGSEDYDEDDGDFPVSEPEFVGRSTGSGGSAAGSCGVVTTVTASVLILLASLL; from the coding sequence ATGGCCAGTGTTGAGGCTTTGGCACACGGCTCCCGCAGGTTGGTGTGGCCTGTcggttgtgtgtttttgtttttgggCTGCTTATCGGTGGCATCGTCCTCCCTCAGCCGCAGGTTAATCTGCTGGCAGGCCATCATGAACTGTCAGACCGAGCCCGAGTGTCATTACGCATATGGGCAGTACATGCAGGCGTGTGCTGCTGTTCTGAGAGGGGACAGGAAGAGGTGTCCGAGTCACTGCATCTCCTCTCTGGTGCAGCTCAACCTGACGAACAACGGGCCTGCGCTTGAGGACTGCAGCTGTGCTTCGGACCCCATCTGCCGGAACACCAAGCGGGCCATCGAGCCGTGCCTCCCCAGGACTAGCAACATGGGCTGCACCGAGGCCCGGATGCAGTGTGAGAGAGACCAGCAGTGCAGCTCCGCCATGCGAGACTATTTAATCTCCTGCGTGAAGCTTTTCAGCGGGGCAACCTGCACGAATGCTTGTCGGAATGTGATTGCAGACATGCGCAAAATACCCAAAGCGGAGCGGTTGGATTCGTGCGTGTGCGACGGGACCGAGAGGACCATCTGCGAGTATGTCAAGATTAGCATGAAGAACCTGTGCTTCGAAGCTCCTGCGACGGTGGAGGACGGCAGCGGTTCAGAGGACTACGATGAAGATGATGGGGACTTCCCGGTGTCAGAACCGGAGTTCGTGGGGAGGAGCACCGGCTCAGGTGGTTCTGCTGCGGGAAGCTGTGGTGTTGTGACCACGGTGACTGCATCTGTCCTGATTCTACTGGCGTCTCTCCTGTAA